One genomic region from Proteus vulgaris encodes:
- a CDS encoding restriction endonuclease subunit S, translating to MKLKQIATINAGYPFRGKLPEVPGSAVVAVQMKDVSLTEGIRWSDCLETELTGKREPDYLTTGNILVAARGSHNYAVQVDKLLATTGKQAVAAPHFFVVSLKKKDILPEFMVWLLNQVPAQRYFEQNAEGTLTKSIRRSVLEDAPVVVPSLAKQRAVIAMANTLGEEQRLIQRLVNNGERVMGVIANELYQAHCH from the coding sequence GTGAAGCTCAAACAGATAGCAACCATCAATGCTGGCTATCCATTTCGAGGGAAACTTCCTGAAGTGCCAGGCTCTGCTGTAGTAGCAGTTCAGATGAAGGATGTTTCTCTAACCGAAGGGATTCGCTGGTCAGACTGTTTAGAAACAGAGCTAACCGGTAAGCGTGAACCCGACTACCTTACTACAGGTAATATTTTGGTGGCTGCCCGAGGCAGTCATAACTACGCCGTACAAGTGGATAAGTTACTGGCTACCACAGGTAAACAGGCCGTTGCCGCGCCACATTTTTTTGTGGTCAGCCTGAAGAAGAAAGACATTCTGCCTGAGTTTATGGTGTGGTTACTGAATCAAGTACCGGCTCAGCGGTATTTTGAGCAGAACGCCGAAGGCACCTTAACAAAAAGTATTCGCCGCAGTGTGCTGGAAGATGCCCCTGTCGTTGTTCCGTCACTTGCCAAGCAGCGAGCAGTCATTGCGATGGCCAACACTTTGGGTGAAGAGCAAAGGCTGATTCAGAGGTTAGTAAACAACGGTGAACGCGTGATGGGCGTAATCGCCAACGAATTGTATCAGGCGCATTGCCACTAA
- a CDS encoding SLATT domain-containing protein yields the protein MENNNLLKHISETGYNVGYSAKLHFASFEMIEKVPGLLSFISLAFGVYALAFAELSTKLASSTLLVLGIVGLYISLKNSDKSDFEQKGIVLTDLFNELKHLMAEVKENTKSAQEASEILKDIEKRYNTCCASHHPMFATWFAHYKFFWEQQTAWIGEYRPFSFWRDKVPLSLWFTILLIIIGSVFFFSDITAIICSIPTA from the coding sequence ATGGAAAATAATAATTTACTTAAGCATATTTCAGAAACTGGTTACAACGTTGGCTATAGTGCAAAGTTGCATTTTGCTAGCTTTGAAATGATTGAAAAAGTTCCGGGCCTTCTCAGCTTTATTTCACTGGCTTTTGGTGTGTATGCTCTAGCATTTGCAGAACTCTCAACCAAGCTAGCGTCGAGTACACTGCTAGTTTTAGGCATCGTTGGACTCTACATCAGTCTTAAGAATTCTGATAAAAGTGATTTTGAGCAAAAAGGCATCGTATTAACAGATTTGTTTAATGAATTAAAACATTTAATGGCTGAAGTAAAGGAAAATACAAAGTCAGCTCAAGAAGCATCAGAAATACTTAAGGATATCGAGAAACGTTATAACACCTGTTGCGCTTCACACCATCCAATGTTTGCAACCTGGTTTGCTCACTATAAGTTTTTTTGGGAGCAGCAAACTGCTTGGATCGGGGAGTATCGCCCTTTTAGTTTTTGGCGAGATAAAGTGCCACTATCTTTGTGGTTCACAATACTTTTAATAATTATTGGATCAGTTTTCTTTTTTTCTGATATTACGGCCATTATTTGCAGTATACCAACAGCATAA
- a CDS encoding type I restriction-modification system subunit M: MNDKINQDSINKALWNACDTFRGTISADTYKDFILTMLFLKYISDVWQDHYDGYKTEYGDEPELIKEMMKNERFVLPETASFYALYERRYEPGNGERIDQALHAIEEANGTKLKDAGKSVFQDISFNTDKLGEEKQKNTILRHLLEDFAKPELNLKPSCVGTLDVIGNAYEYLIKNFAASGGQKAGEFYTPPEVSDLIAELLDPQPGDIICDPACGSGSLLMKCGRKVVANHASRQYALYGQESIGSTWSLAKMNMFLHGEDNHKIEWGDTIRNPKLLDKNGDLMLFDIVTANPPFSLDKWGHEEAEHDKFSRFRRGVPPKTKGDYAFILHMIETLKPKTGRMGVVVPHGVLFRGSSEGRIRQKLIDENLLDVVIGLPEKLFYGTGIPAAILIFKKEKVDDNVLFIDASREFKSGKNQNQLSEENISKILSTYKAGENVDKYAYLASLKEIQENDYNLNIPRYVNTFEEEEEIDLMAIRGEREQLKAQLTALETEMAKYLEELGYGA, encoded by the coding sequence ATGAACGACAAGATTAACCAAGATAGCATTAACAAAGCGCTGTGGAATGCCTGTGATACCTTCCGTGGCACCATCAGCGCCGATACCTATAAAGACTTCATCCTGACCATGCTGTTCCTCAAGTACATCTCCGATGTATGGCAGGATCACTACGATGGCTACAAGACCGAGTACGGAGATGAGCCAGAACTCATCAAAGAGATGATGAAAAATGAGCGCTTTGTATTGCCCGAAACGGCCAGCTTTTATGCCCTGTACGAACGTCGTTATGAACCTGGTAACGGTGAGCGTATCGACCAGGCGCTGCACGCCATTGAAGAAGCCAACGGTACCAAACTCAAAGACGCAGGCAAGAGCGTGTTCCAGGACATAAGCTTCAATACCGACAAACTGGGTGAAGAAAAGCAAAAAAACACAATTCTGCGTCACCTGCTGGAAGACTTTGCCAAACCTGAGCTGAACCTTAAACCTAGCTGCGTCGGCACGCTGGATGTGATAGGTAACGCCTACGAATACCTTATCAAAAACTTCGCGGCCAGTGGTGGCCAGAAAGCTGGTGAATTTTATACCCCACCAGAAGTCAGTGATCTGATCGCCGAGTTATTAGATCCTCAACCGGGCGACATCATCTGTGACCCTGCCTGTGGCTCTGGTTCGCTCTTGATGAAGTGTGGCCGCAAAGTCGTAGCTAACCACGCTAGTCGCCAATACGCCCTATATGGGCAAGAGTCCATTGGTTCCACCTGGTCGCTAGCTAAAATGAACATGTTCCTGCACGGTGAAGACAACCACAAAATTGAATGGGGCGACACCATCCGCAACCCCAAGCTGCTCGATAAGAATGGCGACTTGATGCTGTTTGACATCGTGACCGCCAACCCGCCGTTTTCCTTGGATAAATGGGGTCATGAAGAAGCCGAGCACGATAAATTCAGTCGCTTTCGCCGTGGCGTACCACCGAAAACCAAAGGTGACTACGCCTTTATCCTGCACATGATTGAAACGCTTAAACCTAAGACAGGTCGCATGGGGGTAGTGGTACCTCACGGTGTACTATTTCGAGGCTCTAGTGAAGGCAGAATCCGCCAAAAACTGATTGATGAAAACCTATTGGATGTAGTGATTGGCCTGCCTGAGAAACTGTTTTATGGTACAGGTATTCCCGCAGCGATTCTGATTTTCAAAAAAGAAAAAGTGGATGATAACGTTCTGTTTATCGATGCATCACGCGAGTTTAAATCTGGTAAAAATCAGAACCAGCTTAGTGAAGAAAATATCTCTAAGATCCTCTCTACCTATAAAGCGGGAGAAAATGTCGATAAATATGCTTATCTTGCCAGCCTGAAAGAGATCCAAGAAAACGATTACAACCTAAACATCCCGCGCTATGTTAATACTTTTGAAGAAGAGGAAGAAATCGACTTGATGGCTATACGTGGCGAGCGCGAGCAATTGAAAGCGCAGTTGACAGCCTTGGAAACAGAGATGGCTAAGTATCTGGAGGAGCTTGGATATGGTGCCTAA
- a CDS encoding SMODS domain-containing nucleotidyltransferase translates to MTTSEMFTDFLKNLAIDNGTSITSKYEEITSALNKKFRDTESKTANSLQVGSYGRWTGIKGISDLDMLYIMPASKWNNYKDGKQSKLLDDTRDAIKARYSNTEVKKDRLVVQVLYKNFTVEVQPVFEQDDGSFKYPDTYNGGSWKITKPRDEIKAMKEFVDQKNKNLRKLCKMARAWKNKHGVGMGGLLIDTLAYNFLKSRTDYDNRSAAFYDWMCRDFFLYLSEEPNKDYYLALGSNQRVNVKSKFQRKAKKTYDLCCDAIATGENDSANKKWKKVFGRPFPSATKAEARSIAKAFKDTEQFIEDLYPLDIRFNLKIECEVSQDGFRVDLLRTMLSRKLKLSPKKQLNFYVDEIDVPGEFTLKWKVLNRGAEAERRDCIRGDIVIDKGFREKQEKTDFAGEHIVECYAIQNGVVVAKDRVHVPIQ, encoded by the coding sequence ATGACTACTTCGGAGATGTTTACTGATTTTTTGAAAAATTTGGCCATTGATAACGGAACGTCAATTACTTCTAAATATGAAGAAATTACATCCGCACTGAACAAAAAATTTAGGGATACGGAATCTAAAACTGCCAATAGTTTGCAGGTTGGTTCTTATGGTCGTTGGACAGGCATTAAAGGCATTTCAGATCTAGATATGCTTTATATCATGCCAGCTTCTAAATGGAATAACTATAAAGACGGAAAACAATCCAAGTTACTCGATGATACTCGTGACGCGATAAAAGCTAGGTATTCAAACACAGAAGTTAAAAAAGACCGTTTGGTTGTTCAAGTGCTGTATAAGAATTTTACTGTGGAAGTTCAGCCAGTATTTGAACAAGATGATGGTAGTTTCAAGTACCCAGATACATACAACGGTGGTAGCTGGAAAATAACAAAGCCACGCGATGAAATTAAAGCCATGAAAGAGTTTGTGGATCAAAAAAATAAGAATCTTCGTAAGCTTTGCAAAATGGCTAGAGCATGGAAAAACAAGCACGGCGTGGGGATGGGAGGACTTTTAATTGATACTCTGGCATACAATTTTTTAAAATCTAGAACGGATTATGACAACCGGTCAGCCGCATTTTATGACTGGATGTGTCGAGATTTCTTCCTTTATTTGTCCGAAGAGCCAAATAAGGACTATTACCTTGCCTTAGGCAGTAATCAACGAGTAAATGTAAAAAGCAAGTTTCAAAGAAAAGCCAAAAAAACTTATGACTTATGTTGCGATGCCATCGCAACGGGTGAAAATGACTCAGCAAATAAAAAGTGGAAAAAAGTTTTTGGCAGGCCTTTCCCGTCAGCTACGAAGGCAGAAGCAAGATCTATTGCTAAAGCCTTCAAAGATACTGAGCAGTTTATCGAAGATTTGTATCCGCTTGATATTCGTTTCAATCTTAAAATCGAATGTGAAGTCTCGCAAGACGGATTTCGTGTAGATTTGCTGCGTACTATGCTTTCCAGAAAGCTTAAGCTTTCCCCTAAGAAACAACTCAACTTTTATGTCGATGAAATAGACGTACCGGGTGAGTTTACTTTGAAATGGAAAGTCTTAAACCGAGGGGCGGAAGCTGAGCGTAGGGATTGCATTCGGGGTGATATCGTCATTGATAAAGGCTTTAGAGAAAAGCAAGAGAAAACTGATTTTGCAGGGGAGCATATAGTTGAATGCTACGCCATTCAAAATGGTGTTGTTGTTGCGAAAGATAGAGTTCACGTGCCGATTCAGTGA
- a CDS encoding restriction endonuclease subunit S, translating into MVPNGWKRQPLEQVAEVRSGVAKGKTGLKDPVTVPYLRVANVQDGHINLEDVKEIEIERDKLERFSLKKGDVLMNEGGDFDKLGRGDVWLGQIEPCLHQNHVFAVRPDQELIDSFFLAALAASNYGKTYFLSCAKRSTNLASINSTQIKVFPVLVPPLPEQKKIAEILSTWDKAITTTEQLLANSQQQKKALMQQLLTGKKRLLDKNGVRFSGEWKWSKIQEVGMVVTGSTPPKSDENNYGGDVLWATAEDFTGKYVSDTKIKLSDKGSTKARIVPKGSVLVTCIASIGKNAIANEDMGTNQQINAVVVSDSFSNEFFYYQIEFNVNKLISIAGVTAVPIVNKSSFQQVKLIFPVLEEQQKIAAVLSTADQEISALQQKLEALKQEKKALMQQLLTGKRRVKIDDKEVA; encoded by the coding sequence ATGGTGCCTAATGGGTGGAAAAGGCAGCCACTTGAGCAGGTTGCAGAAGTTAGGTCCGGAGTCGCTAAGGGAAAAACTGGATTAAAAGATCCAGTAACTGTTCCATACCTACGGGTTGCCAATGTGCAAGATGGACATATCAATCTTGAGGACGTGAAAGAAATTGAGATTGAACGCGATAAGTTGGAGCGCTTCTCTTTGAAAAAGGGGGACGTTCTTATGAATGAAGGTGGCGACTTCGATAAGCTAGGTCGAGGAGACGTATGGTTAGGCCAAATAGAACCATGCCTACATCAGAACCATGTGTTTGCGGTTAGGCCAGATCAAGAGTTAATAGATTCATTTTTCCTTGCCGCTTTGGCGGCTAGCAATTATGGAAAAACTTACTTCCTAAGCTGCGCAAAACGCAGCACGAATTTAGCCAGTATTAATTCGACCCAGATAAAGGTATTTCCTGTTCTTGTACCTCCACTCCCCGAACAAAAAAAAATAGCCGAAATCCTCTCTACTTGGGATAAGGCCATCACCACCACCGAACAACTGCTTGCCAACAGCCAGCAGCAGAAAAAGGCCCTGATGCAACAACTGCTCACCGGGAAAAAACGTCTACTGGATAAGAATGGGGTTAGGTTTAGTGGGGAGTGGAAGTGGTCAAAAATTCAAGAAGTCGGCATGGTTGTTACTGGCTCCACACCTCCAAAAAGTGATGAAAACAACTATGGTGGAGATGTGTTATGGGCTACTGCAGAAGATTTTACGGGAAAATACGTTTCAGATACGAAGATAAAATTATCTGATAAAGGTTCGACCAAGGCGCGGATTGTGCCTAAAGGGAGTGTCTTAGTAACTTGCATTGCTTCGATTGGAAAAAATGCGATTGCAAATGAGGACATGGGAACCAATCAACAAATAAACGCAGTGGTAGTCAGCGATAGCTTCTCCAATGAGTTTTTTTACTATCAGATTGAATTCAACGTTAATAAGCTAATTAGTATTGCAGGTGTAACCGCCGTACCAATTGTAAACAAAAGTAGCTTTCAACAAGTGAAATTGATTTTCCCTGTTCTAGAAGAGCAACAAAAAATCGCCGCCGTGCTTTCCACCGCCGATCAGGAAATCTCCGCCCTGCAACAAAAGCTAGAAGCGTTAAAGCAAGAGAAGAAAGCCTTGATGCAGCAGTTGTTGACGGGTAAGCGAAGAGTAAAGATTGATGATAAGGAGGTTGCGTAA
- a CDS encoding DUF2188 domain-containing protein — translation MAKGKNQHVVKHLDGWAVKGEGNSKATKVTKTQKEAIEVAEEIARNQQSDTKIHGTDGKIRAGNSYGNDPHPPKDKK, via the coding sequence ATGGCAAAAGGTAAAAACCAACACGTAGTTAAACATCTAGATGGGTGGGCAGTAAAAGGCGAGGGTAATTCAAAAGCGACCAAGGTCACCAAAACACAAAAAGAAGCCATCGAAGTTGCTGAAGAGATCGCTCGCAATCAGCAATCCGATACCAAAATTCATGGCACTGACGGAAAAATCCGGGCTGGCAATAGCTACGGGAATGACCCTCACCCGCCTAAAGATAAAAAATAA